One genomic region from Arthrobacter sp. FB24 encodes:
- a CDS encoding DUF917 domain-containing protein, with product MSTILTAEDVRHLRTGAHFLACAIDPTAIHIYAGMIQEAMKNRSVELVTVDELAPEDLVVAVGMVTQGLFIADMPPVGDEFTGCIDAIETRLGRKVRAIYSLAAANINGIIPLMVGLQSSLPVIDSDPMGRVFPLISQTTLNIGGVSIGPIALMGVTGERALVEASDPQRAETLVRALVTELGGWAATVMYPCSARELKEHGVHGSISRMIRIGQILDAETSAESKFLSLADFLGVTRIARARVSHIEGLSRPTDLGLPAQPSSVTLEDETTGQIIRLEVQNEILLVLVDGAVAAAVPDMVTLLNPEHGSVANLDDVRVGNVVDVLRLNAAPQWYSEAGLDLAEPAAFGIPLKHPRRRHG from the coding sequence ATGAGTACCATCCTCACAGCCGAAGACGTTCGGCACCTCCGAACCGGTGCCCATTTCCTGGCCTGCGCCATCGATCCCACCGCCATCCATATCTACGCCGGCATGATCCAGGAGGCCATGAAGAACCGGTCCGTGGAGCTCGTCACCGTGGATGAACTCGCTCCAGAGGATCTGGTGGTGGCTGTCGGCATGGTGACCCAAGGCCTGTTCATCGCTGACATGCCCCCGGTGGGTGACGAGTTCACGGGCTGTATCGACGCGATCGAAACCAGGCTCGGCCGCAAGGTGCGGGCCATCTATTCGCTCGCCGCCGCCAACATCAACGGAATAATTCCACTCATGGTAGGGCTCCAGTCCTCGCTTCCCGTTATCGACTCCGACCCCATGGGGCGCGTGTTCCCCCTCATCAGCCAGACCACCTTGAACATTGGCGGGGTCAGCATCGGCCCCATAGCGCTCATGGGAGTAACCGGCGAGCGCGCCCTGGTGGAGGCCAGTGATCCGCAACGCGCCGAGACGCTGGTGCGTGCACTCGTCACCGAGCTCGGCGGCTGGGCCGCCACCGTCATGTATCCATGCTCCGCACGTGAGCTGAAGGAGCACGGAGTCCACGGCTCCATCAGCCGGATGATCCGAATAGGACAGATCCTCGACGCCGAAACCTCAGCGGAGAGCAAATTCCTGTCACTTGCCGACTTCCTGGGCGTGACCCGGATTGCACGGGCGCGGGTGAGCCACATCGAAGGCCTCTCCCGCCCTACCGACCTGGGACTGCCGGCCCAGCCATCAAGTGTGACCCTGGAGGATGAAACCACCGGCCAAATCATCCGGCTGGAGGTCCAGAATGAGATTTTGCTGGTGCTCGTGGACGGTGCCGTAGCGGCAGCCGTCCCCGACATGGTGACGCTGCTCAACCCCGAACACGGATCTGTGGCCAACCTGGACGACGTCCGGGTAGGCAACGTTGTGGACGTGCTTAGACTCAATGCCGCCCCGCAGTGGTACTCCGAGGCCGGACTGGACCTGGCCGAACCGGCTGCGTTCGGCATTCCACTCAAGCATCCAAGGCGGCGCCATGGGTAG
- a CDS encoding GAF domain-containing protein, whose translation MSSQFESFDDVCASARETVGVRLFTASVIADEGSSMARIYTTHPEVYPIGGKKTLSGDTNPVWLEQVLIGQQPFLGADIEAVRAFFFDSGTIESLGCGAIVNVPVVSGGRTIGSMNFLAPEGSYDQSSVDAAVVVAGRSVQLLEAALAATS comes from the coding sequence ATGAGTTCCCAGTTTGAATCCTTCGACGACGTCTGCGCCTCCGCCCGGGAAACAGTGGGCGTGCGTCTCTTCACCGCCTCCGTGATCGCCGACGAAGGCAGCAGCATGGCGCGCATTTACACCACCCACCCCGAGGTCTACCCGATAGGCGGGAAGAAGACCCTCTCGGGGGACACCAATCCGGTTTGGCTGGAGCAGGTCCTCATCGGCCAGCAGCCATTCCTGGGCGCTGACATAGAAGCGGTCAGGGCATTCTTCTTCGACTCCGGAACCATTGAATCGCTGGGGTGCGGCGCGATCGTGAATGTCCCGGTGGTGAGCGGTGGGCGCACTATCGGCTCCATGAACTTCCTGGCGCCCGAAGGCAGCTATGACCAGTCTTCCGTGGATGCCGCCGTGGTAGTTGCGGGGCGCTCCGTCCAGCTCCTCGAAGCCGCTTTGGCAGCCACCAGCTAG
- a CDS encoding ABC transporter permease: protein MSTTTVAVPSTAEKKFNLNLKDFGIVFGLAAIMLFLALNTGTFLSGRNFINLFDQAAVVGLLAAAATLCIISGVFDLSSTATLAVSAISGVMLTQHFGVAAGFFGALLVGALLGTVTGLIVVSTKVNSFIGTLAVSIIYRGLAIVITGGAIVAPLPDQLASFQTWTWPSLFGLTAGSVLMLVMTMVLGIVLWRTTFGRRIYAVGGNQEAARLSGIRTGSIHVAVFAISGLCSAMAGMILASRAGSAQPAMAIGIELTAIAAVVIGGTSILGGQGAMWRAFVGVMILTVISNGFNLLHWDTTYQQVVTGVLILVAVAADGLFFRKATR, encoded by the coding sequence ATGAGCACAACAACAGTTGCCGTGCCTTCGACGGCAGAGAAAAAGTTCAATCTGAATCTCAAAGATTTCGGGATCGTTTTTGGCCTGGCCGCCATCATGCTGTTCCTGGCCTTGAACACCGGAACATTCCTCTCGGGCCGCAATTTCATCAATCTGTTCGACCAGGCCGCCGTGGTGGGGCTGCTCGCGGCGGCAGCCACGCTGTGCATCATCAGCGGGGTCTTTGACCTTTCGTCAACAGCGACCCTCGCTGTCTCCGCCATTTCGGGGGTAATGCTCACCCAGCATTTCGGCGTTGCGGCTGGATTCTTCGGAGCTTTGCTGGTGGGCGCCCTGCTGGGGACCGTTACAGGGCTGATCGTGGTCAGCACCAAGGTCAACTCGTTCATCGGAACGTTGGCGGTGAGCATCATCTACCGGGGCCTGGCTATTGTGATCACCGGCGGCGCAATTGTGGCACCGCTGCCTGACCAGCTTGCATCGTTCCAGACCTGGACCTGGCCCAGCCTCTTCGGCCTGACTGCCGGCTCGGTATTAATGCTGGTGATGACCATGGTGCTGGGAATTGTTCTCTGGCGCACCACCTTCGGCCGCAGGATCTACGCAGTAGGCGGCAACCAGGAAGCCGCCCGTCTTAGCGGCATCCGTACGGGTTCAATCCACGTTGCGGTCTTTGCTATCAGCGGCCTCTGCTCTGCAATGGCCGGGATGATCCTGGCCTCGCGTGCCGGCTCGGCTCAGCCGGCCATGGCCATCGGCATCGAACTCACGGCCATCGCCGCCGTGGTGATCGGCGGGACCAGCATCCTGGGCGGCCAGGGCGCCATGTGGAGGGCCTTCGTGGGAGTCATGATCCTCACCGTCATCAGCAACGGTTTCAACCTGCTGCATTGGGATACCACTTACCAGCAGGTGGTGACAGGCGTCCTCATCCTGGTGGCCGTTGCAGCGGACGGATTGTTCTTCCGCAAAGCGACCAGATGA
- a CDS encoding helix-turn-helix domain-containing protein, with product MGRSMKDTRLDVAGLLAHGSLRGTTPLYLTPTSALVESVVLVSQLEAIQRVRPNTVVVLAAEMGSGGWLVSAALRHAWERRASAVVVAGSTYSNAVIGLAERLGITLLAAEGNPAEVALSLAAEIGAALSVVDAELARFARAVAKDSTLADVLKTISGELDGVGVSLEYDGVLLASAGGAPRDSAEVIRVDIGAANAAVPSALTARVPASGVHNLRLVRSILEVAAPSVKAAWLLGNSRDAARAVPTAALAGLIQDPGSSGAAFEEDHRHLLSQLGWRRNERYVAAWICPSDVHASGPDLTAVLRLLWRKVAARSPLAEVDGGWLALVPSAHQAAVAQLELRLKARLRPALAELRLVAGLSRWTEEAPPLPSIIQEARLAAVSARPAGPGTILGFAGLGVAAASTFVDKDAVALVAALTLPRLMDSPDREAIVAAVAAFLDHGGSVTLAAAALDVHRNTLQARLSRARELGVPLDHPAELLSVHLILAVLAAAHEKPTSPNPYETRKDSHEFPV from the coding sequence ATGGGTAGGTCGATGAAGGACACGCGGCTCGATGTTGCGGGACTGCTGGCGCACGGGTCCCTGCGCGGCACGACTCCGCTGTACCTTACCCCCACCAGCGCACTTGTCGAAAGTGTCGTCCTTGTCTCCCAGCTGGAGGCGATCCAGCGGGTGCGCCCGAACACAGTTGTGGTCCTCGCGGCAGAAATGGGCTCGGGTGGATGGCTTGTGTCCGCGGCACTGCGGCATGCCTGGGAGCGGCGGGCCAGTGCCGTCGTCGTCGCCGGGAGCACCTATTCCAACGCTGTAATCGGCCTGGCAGAACGACTGGGCATCACGCTGTTGGCCGCTGAAGGTAACCCGGCCGAAGTCGCGTTGTCTTTGGCAGCTGAGATCGGTGCTGCCCTGTCCGTAGTGGATGCCGAACTCGCCCGGTTCGCCCGTGCCGTGGCCAAGGACAGCACACTCGCTGACGTCCTCAAGACCATATCCGGTGAACTGGATGGCGTAGGCGTCTCGCTCGAATACGACGGCGTCCTCCTCGCCTCAGCCGGTGGTGCCCCGCGGGATTCGGCCGAGGTCATTAGGGTTGACATTGGCGCTGCCAACGCCGCCGTCCCTTCAGCCCTCACCGCCCGTGTACCCGCCTCCGGTGTACACAACCTGCGGCTGGTTCGTTCGATCCTCGAAGTAGCGGCTCCTTCCGTAAAGGCCGCATGGTTGTTGGGCAACTCCCGGGACGCGGCCCGCGCTGTTCCCACTGCGGCGCTCGCCGGGCTAATCCAGGACCCAGGTTCTTCGGGCGCCGCCTTCGAGGAAGATCACCGGCACCTCCTGTCGCAGCTTGGTTGGCGCCGCAACGAACGCTACGTGGCCGCGTGGATCTGCCCCAGCGACGTGCACGCATCTGGTCCCGACCTGACGGCTGTGCTGAGGCTGCTCTGGCGTAAGGTCGCTGCACGCAGTCCGCTGGCGGAGGTCGACGGCGGCTGGCTGGCACTTGTCCCGTCAGCGCATCAGGCTGCGGTGGCACAGCTCGAGCTCCGCCTCAAGGCCAGGCTGCGGCCCGCCCTGGCCGAACTGCGTCTGGTCGCCGGTCTGTCCCGCTGGACGGAAGAGGCACCGCCGCTTCCGTCCATCATTCAGGAGGCCCGGCTGGCTGCAGTGTCAGCGCGGCCGGCGGGCCCGGGCACAATACTTGGCTTTGCCGGCCTGGGCGTAGCGGCGGCATCTACATTCGTCGACAAGGACGCCGTGGCACTGGTGGCTGCGCTGACCCTGCCGCGGCTTATGGATTCTCCTGACCGGGAGGCGATAGTGGCAGCTGTAGCAGCGTTCCTTGATCACGGCGGATCGGTTACCCTCGCAGCGGCGGCGCTCGATGTGCACCGCAACACCCTTCAGGCCCGGCTGAGCCGTGCACGGGAACTCGGCGTCCCGTTGGACCATCCAGCCGAGTTGCTGTCCGTCCATCTGATCCTCGCCGTGCTGGCGGCAGCGCATGAGAAACCAACTTCCCCAAATCCGTACGAAACCAGAAAGGACTCCCATGAGTTCCCAGTTTGA
- a CDS encoding hydantoinase/oxoprolinase N-terminal domain-containing protein — protein MRIGLMLQGSSCRALVLEGRSVISAAEQTQASSLAEALDRVLSELRLQFGSRITDVTADVGRVLGAGQPGDVVAIRISPRPPADRFHNTSLPALIEPAVIRTMHVRGGHDLRGRPLAPLDLKAFLVELPSILSGGLRNVAITAVGSTASPEHETRIADAILSNNSDMRISISSDFYSSVFRDRDYTAVLNSALMESGEGLAAMLEEAGQRHFPSATLSYARNDGGRAPLARLAVAPVHALRPEPAMAILGAATLGGLPDGEVVVCTDEDVSVGNMRRGLPVAHSLIRQGYEAGLATNAAIVEPYTANHLVRHDIPSVVADARTSQDIPPDYGLVPTLPDARDLTLIGCAATPLTAWIDRLESVSGQADLQRVQNRAEEEARSAAVQLGASPTETRIIESNVFAMPYGNPGIVRIRVQAAGGTSSHEEHGLATHSLGATA, from the coding sequence ATGCGGATAGGACTGATGCTTCAGGGCAGCAGCTGCCGGGCGCTTGTTCTGGAGGGACGCTCCGTCATCTCCGCGGCCGAGCAGACGCAGGCCAGCAGCCTGGCTGAAGCGCTGGACCGGGTGCTGTCCGAGTTACGCCTGCAGTTCGGGAGCCGGATCACGGACGTAACGGCCGACGTCGGACGCGTACTCGGCGCGGGGCAGCCAGGGGACGTCGTCGCTATCCGCATCTCTCCCCGCCCTCCGGCTGATCGGTTCCACAACACCAGCCTGCCGGCGCTCATTGAGCCGGCTGTGATCAGGACCATGCATGTCCGCGGCGGCCACGACCTGCGGGGACGGCCCCTTGCGCCGCTGGACCTGAAAGCATTCCTGGTGGAATTACCCTCCATCCTGTCTGGGGGGTTGCGGAACGTAGCCATTACCGCCGTCGGCTCCACCGCCTCCCCGGAGCACGAAACGCGTATCGCGGATGCCATCCTGTCGAACAACAGCGACATGCGGATCAGCATCTCCAGTGATTTCTACTCAAGCGTGTTCCGCGACCGCGACTACACAGCCGTCCTTAATAGTGCCTTGATGGAATCGGGTGAAGGGCTGGCGGCAATGCTGGAAGAAGCGGGGCAGCGCCACTTCCCCTCCGCCACACTGTCCTATGCCAGGAACGACGGAGGCCGGGCACCCCTTGCGCGGCTGGCGGTGGCCCCCGTGCACGCGCTTCGTCCGGAACCTGCAATGGCGATCCTCGGCGCAGCAACGCTGGGCGGGCTGCCTGACGGCGAAGTAGTTGTCTGCACCGATGAGGATGTCAGCGTGGGCAACATGCGCCGTGGTCTCCCTGTTGCCCACAGCCTCATCCGACAGGGGTATGAAGCGGGCCTCGCCACCAACGCCGCCATCGTCGAACCGTACACCGCCAACCATTTAGTCCGGCACGACATCCCGTCAGTGGTCGCCGACGCCCGCACCAGCCAGGACATCCCGCCCGACTACGGCCTGGTTCCCACACTTCCAGACGCCCGGGACCTGACCCTCATAGGCTGTGCCGCGACACCCCTTACAGCGTGGATCGACAGGCTCGAAAGCGTCAGCGGACAGGCGGACCTGCAGCGGGTGCAGAACCGCGCCGAGGAGGAAGCCCGGTCTGCGGCGGTCCAGCTGGGAGCAAGCCCCACGGAAACCCGCATCATCGAATCGAACGTGTTCGCCATGCCCTACGGGAATCCCGGAATCGTCCGGATCCGGGTCCAGGCCGCAGGTGGGACCTCCAGCCATGAAGAACATGGCTTGGCCACACACTCTTTGGGGGCCACCGCATGA